Part of the Ochotona princeps isolate mOchPri1 chromosome 15, mOchPri1.hap1, whole genome shotgun sequence genome, aaagcagtagaggatggcccaggtactcggacccctgcacctgtgtgggagagccggaagaggccTTTGGGTAggggcttcagaacagctcatctcttttggggcatgaaccagcaaatggaagatctctttgtttctctgtttaactctgcttttcaaataaaaatcttaaaaaaaagatggatgtGATTAGCTTGGGAGCTACAGATGGAGAAGGGTTAGCAGCAAGTGAGGGGAGGagcgtggggtggggtggggtgcaagCTGGGTGGCAGGTGTCGCTGGGGGCCCCTCGCCCTGTTGAGGGCTGCAGGTGGGAGGTATGGCCTCAACTACACATGGCCAGGTTTGTGCCAAATGGGGTCAGGCGAGGAAAGCAGGCAGGAAAACCCGAGGCTTCTGTGAGATGCCAGGCCTGGGGGTGAAGCTGGCGGGACTGGCAGGAGCAGGCTTTGCTGAGGGTAGCACAGATGGGACAGGAGACTTGGGGGCTCCTGAGCTTGGGGACACAGACGCACAGTAGACAAGGGCCTGGTGAGGGTCTTAGGGCACAGGCTGGTCCCTGGTGGACTAGGTGGGGACATCACTGCCCACGCATGGGTAGGAGACAGGGTCTTCAGGAAACTAGTGGTAGGaactgtggcccagcctgtgcccagggcagggagggcatCCGTGCGTCCTCTCTCTAAGTCTCACTCTGTTTGCTCTCTGGCTAGCTCCTGGGCCAGCCAGAATACTATGGTGGCCACTAGCTCCTGCAGAGCCAGCTGACCCCCAACTCCCTTTCCCATCTCTGCAGCCTGCCAGGGAGGCCCTGGTCAGTCCGAAGACTTGCAGGATGCGGCAGGAGAGCCCTTCCTGGGGCGGGGGTGTCCAGCCCTGCTCAGAGCGCCCCGTCACCGCCTGGCGACCCCGACACCCCGAGCGCCCCGTCGCCTGTCTGGCGACCCCGACACCCCGAGCTCTTGCGCCCTCTGCTCCGGCCCTGCAGGGTCCAGGTCCAGGTCCCGCGGTCCGAGGCGCCCACCCCGCCGGCCGCTGCTAGGACCCTGGGCGGCCCGGGGGCGGAGCCCGGGGCGCGCGGCGGGGCCCGCCCCCACGCAGGACGGGCCAATGGGGCGGGGGCGGGCCGAGGGCGCGCAGGCGCACGGCGGGGCCGGGCGGGCCGGCTGGCTGGGAAGATGGCGGCGGGAGCCctgggcgccgccgccgccgccgcaggaCGGGCCCGGGGCGTCCCGGGTGCGCGGTCCGGAGTCGGGGCCGGGCCATGAGCGCGCTGCCCTCGAGTGCCCGAGCCGCGGAGCCCGCCCGCGCCCCTAGCCATGGCGCGGCTCGCGGACTATTTCGTGCTGGTGGCGTTCGGGCCGCACCCGCGCGGTGAGTGCGGCGGCCGAGGGCCGGGCGGACGGGGCTCCGGGCCGGCGCCTGGATGCCTGGACGCCTGGAAGCCCGGCCGCCGGGCACGGGCAGCGGGAGGCCCGGGGCGACGCAGCCCTCCCGGCGGCCGTCGGCGGGCCGGCTGCCGGGGTGCGCGGGCAGGCCCGGGGCGcggctggggctggaggaagtGCCGGGGGCGCAGGCGCTCCTGGCCGGGTGCTGAGCCTGGCCGTGACCGCGGTCAGCACCGTGTCCGACCGTGACGTCAGCGCTGGCCAGCATCCTCGGGGTGCCAGGCCCCGCACGACCCTTTGTGTGGGTGAGCTCAGCGCTTCCTCGCAGCGGCCTGCCGGGCTGCCGGGTCCCACCTGCAGAGGGACAGAGCTGTCCAGATGGTTCTGTGGCCATCAGTCACCTCCAGGCCTGCCTGTCTTCTTGCTGGGCTCCACTCGAGCCTGTATGGTGTCCCTGTGTGTCAGTCTCTCCGCTTCTCTGACACCCTGGTGGCCAGGCAGGGGTGAAGGCGACGTGAGTTTGGGAGCTTGTGATCGGAGCTGCGTGGAAGGCAGGAGTGGCAGGGAGGATGGGTTCCCAAACTCCCTTGGGTGGGAGCTGAGCGTCCTCCGGCCAGGATCTCAGCACAGCGGGGTGGCAGGAGGGTTCCAGCAGCCAAGGGCAGGGACCCCTGCTTTGCCGCTGCAGAGCCGGCTGTCTGGACCTGCTTACCCCATTCCCGGGCCTCTGCGAGGGGCCCCAGAAAGTGCTGAACGTTGTATAGGGCTGTGTGTGGGCGTCCTGAGACACAGACCTGAAGGTGAAGGTCCCCAGGACCGCAGGCCTGAGACACCTGGgctcagggctgggagctgggggctggcTAGGGGCAGCTTGTCTTTGACTTCCTGTCTCCTTGCTGGGTGCTGGACCTGGGTGCTGGGCCTTGGTCTCAGCTGCCTAGAGGTCTGTCAGAGGCAGTGTGTGGGTTCTAGTGATTACCAGCTGGGCATCACTCAGGAGGGCGAGGAAGGAGCCAAGGAGGTGAGTGGCTGGGCGGGATATGACCGCTGTGTCCTGCTGGGTCCTAGCAGCTGGCACTGGCCCACCTGCATGGGTCTCACTCGGGCCAGCTCAAGGACCAGACAGATCATCCTGCCCAGTGTGGGTGCCAGGAAGGCCTGGATAGTTCGGCCAGAGTGTCTTGGGGACCTCTCAGGGCGCCAGCCTTGACCTGGCCAGAGTACAAGTGTCATCGTTGGAGGGGCTGCACGTCATCCCCCCAGGCCTGGCCTCACTGGGTCGCTGGGTCGGTATATGATGAAGTGCCATCTCTCGTCCCCGCCCATGTTCCTGTTGTCCTCCTCCAGCAGGTTGGGGCTGTCTGGGATGCTGCTTCCCAACCCCCACCCTGCTAACTCAGAGGGCTGAGTGGACTGGGGAGAAGGGTGGGAGAAGCTGCCAGGCCGTTGGCCACGTCTTGCTGTCAGTCTTGACCAAagccatgtgcctgtgtgtgtctgggtcCCTCTGTGGCTACAGCTGGGTCAGTACTGCCCAGTGGGTCCTTAGGGTGCCCACCAGACAGACGGAGGAAGCCGCATCTTCCTTCACCTCTGGGTCTGGCACGGGCATGAGTTAGTGCCCTGACAGCCCACCCCCCCagacctgctgcccacctggggcTTCCATTCCCCTGGGACAGAGCACTTAGCGTGTGTGCCTTGGGCCTCTCCTCTGCCACCCCCTAGGGCTGGGTACCACACAGCTgtgctggcctgggctggagaGGAAGTGTGCCGCTGCTGCAGGTCAGCTTTGAGGAGCTGGGCAGTGAGCTGAGCTCATCAAGTGTGGGCTGAGGAGGAGTCACCTCAGGGCCTCTCAGTTTGGAGGAGGGTGGGAGCTGCTTTGTTCTCATCCTCTGGGGCTCCGGAAGCTGTCTGGCGGGTCTAAGTGGGGCTGGGTGTGGATCGCATGGTCTGCCTTCAGCAAGCCTTGGTGAGgctgtggtccagcctagctGGCCAGCAGGTGCTCCTGTCACCATGGGGGGCTTGTTGGAGGAAGGGAAAGATGCCTGCCTGCTGGTCCCTCTGGAGACCCCATGATGGATAGCGGAATCAGTTCAGAGAGTGGAGCCCTGCAGAGGCCTCGTAGGCTGAGGGGCAGGTGCAGTTGGCACTTCATGTGAAGGGGCAAGGAGGACTGTGGCTCTGGGAGTGGCCCTTGGAAGGCCACCTGACCTGGCTTTGGGGTGTCTCAGCAGAGACCGCTGTCCCTGTCTGCCTATCTTCCCCCAAGCCTGCTGCCTCGTGGCAAAAACTGGGTGAGCCCTGggtgccagccagggctgggcccagatGGTGGTTTGGGGCCTAGCACAAGGAGGTCCTTGGCGACGTGGGTTGAGGGAGGAGCCACAGCTCTgggagtgtgcatgtgtgccgCCTGGACCTGAGAGGAGGCCCCTGGGTGGGACATAGAGACCTCACGGTAGGAGGGGAGCTAGTGGGGTGTAGGTGGGTGTAGCcccagccaacacctgctgcctgtaGGGTGTCAgcggagtgggggaggggagcaggaagctgaggtttTGTGTCAAGTCAGCCCCCAGCTCCCTGTGACTGTACCGAGCAGCCGTCCGGCCTGGCTCACATCCTTGGTGCTGGCCCTCTTGTGAGATTGTGGCTGGGCTCCTGTGAGGTGTACTGGGTCCCTGGGGATGGTCAGTGCCTGGAGGACTAGCTGTATGTGAGGTGGCCACAGGCTTTGGGGGTCCAAGCAATGGAAGGAGATTCTAGGGGAGCCAGAGGCCTCCTGGAACCCTTCTCTCCCTAGCCAAGGGACGTGGGGCTGATGCAGTGTGCATGCACTGTGACCGTGAGGGCCAGGAGCAGGCCTCACGCCCCCCAACTGCCCATACTCCCGCGCTGCTGctcaggaggctgtggggcatccTGAGATAACATCCTGGCCTAGTGTTTCCTGCTGgcatggaggagagagaggccTGTGTGGGCACAGCTGTCTCAGACAGCAGCTCTGCCCCGGATCTTCATGGGTGGGCTTCCACAGTGCCAGAGGTGGTGATGACCAGGGGTTGGTGGTGCTTGACTGCCCTGTTCGGGCCTGAGCACACTGGACCTTCGCCCACCTGTCAGAGACCCCGCACTGACCCcgttctctctcccacttccaaGCTCCATTCTCACAGTACAGTCCTTCACCAGGGGTCAGGTGTGTGTTGATAGGGCGTGATCTGACAGGTGGAGGAGGGTCAGGTGTGTGTGCTGACAGGTGGAGGAGGGTCAGGTGTGTGCGCTGACAGGTGGAGGAGGGTCAGGTGTGTGCGCTGACAGGTGGAGGAGGGTCAGGTGTGTGGTCTGACAGGTGGAGGAGGGTCAGGTGTGTGCGCTGACAGGTGTAGGAGGGTCAGGTGTGTGCGCTGACAGGTGTAGGAGGGTCAGGTGTGTGCGCTGACAGGTGGAGGAGGGTCAGGTGTGTGGTCTGACAGGTGGAGGAGGGTCAGGTGTGTGTGGTCTGACAGGTGGAGGAGGGTCAGGTGTGTGGTCTGACAGGTGGAGGAGGGTCAGGTGTGTGTGGTCTAACAGGTGGAGGAAGGTCAGGTGTGTGTAGTCTAACAGGTGGAGGAGGGTCAGGTGTGTGTGGTCTGACAGGACAGGGTCAGGTGTGTGTGGTCTGACAGGTGGAGGAGGGTCAGGTGTGTGGTCTGACAGGTGGAGGAGGGTCAGGTGTATGGTCTGACAGGTGGAGGAGGGTCAGGTGTGTGTGCTGACAGGTGGAGGAGTGTCAGGTGTGTGTTGACAGGACAGGGTGGGGTGTGGTCTGACAAGTGGAGGAGGGTCaggtgtgtgtgatgcttacaGGACAGGGTCAGGTGTGTGCGCTGACAGGTGGAGGAGGGTCAGGTGTGTGTGGTTTGACAGGTGGAGGAGGGTCAGGTGTGTGTTGACCAGGGCGTGGTCTGATGGGTGGAAGAGGGTCAGGCGTGATGCTGACAGGTGGAGGAGAGTCTGGTGTGAGTGGTGACAGGGTCAGGTGTGGTAGGTGTAGTATAGCTTTACGGCTTCATGCAGTGGGTGGGCGTCTCCTCTCTGGTGGTCTGGGCCTGGTTGCTTGTCCTGCCTCCCCATCATACTGTTCAGGAGCCTCCTATAGTGCCAGGTGGGACCTGGGTGCCTGAGTGTGAGGGAGGATGGTCTAAACACCTGGTGTGGTCTACAGGGAGCGGGGAAGGCCAGGGCCAGATCCTGCAGCGCTTCCCAGAGAAGGACTGGGAGGACAATCCCTTCCCACAGGGCATCGAGCTGGTGAGTAGGCGTGGTCCATGGTGGCCCGCCTGGGAGTAAGACTGGACGTTGGGCTGGGCGGGGTGGGTGGCTGCATTGTCGTCCTGCTGAGGGGACTGTGCCTTTGGTGGTCCCCTCTCAGACACCGACCCCAGAATCTGGGTTGTGGCTCCTGGCAGTGCCGATGCTGGAGGGTGGGCTGGATGGGGCAGTGTGGGGGAGGCAGCTGATGGCCAGGCCTGCCCTGCAGTTCTGCCAGCCCAGTGGGTGGCAGCTGTGTCCTGAGAGGAACCCGCCGACGTTCTTCGTTGCTGTCCTCACCGACATCAACTCTGAGCGGCACTACTGCGCCTGCCTGACCTTCTGGGAGCCAGTGGAGCCCACACAGGTCAGCTGGCGGGCCCTGGGCTCCATTGCCTGGGACCCTGACTCCCTCTGCCCTGTCCTTGGGATTGGCTCCTCCCCTTTGCCTGTGCGACTGTCTTCATCCCCTTGGGGACCAGAGCAGAAGGGGCTTTTTGTCTGTAGGAGGCCGTGTGCGCCGCGGACGCCCCTGAGAGGGAAGAGGCTTCAGAGGAGGGCGGCTTGGCACGGCTCTCCCCCACGGGGCTGGCCCAGTCCGGCCAGCTGTTTGCTCCCAAGACGCTAGTGCTGGTGTCACGGCTGGACCACGCAGACGTGTTCAGGGTGAGGCAAGCAGCCAGGGTGGTGAGGCCAGGCAGGATGCGGTGTGTTGCCACCGGCTGCACTGCCACCCCTCGGCCCTGCTTGGGTCTTACAGAACAGCCTGGGTCTCATCTACACCATCCACGTGGAGGGCCTGAACGTGTGCCTGGAGAACGTGGTTGGGAACCTGCTGAGCTGCACTGTCCCGCTGGCGGGAGGCTCCCAGGTACGTGGAGCCCAGCCGGGCCTCGCACTCtatgccctggccctggccctgcctgtctGCCGTGGGCTTCCTGCGTGtgccatgtgtgctgtgtgtctaaCGTGTCTCTCTGCCGTCTGTCCTGTGCAGCTGGACTCTGTTGAGGAAGGAGCGGTATGGATTTTTTGTTgattctgccttcccaggccctgttcctgccccaggcTAGAGGCAGCTGCCTCCCGCCTTGAGCTGCTCAGGCCGGCAGAGGCCCGGTGTGCCTTGGGCTCTGCGGCCCGCCCCGCCAGCTCCTTTTTGGGTGTCTTAGTCTACAGGATCCACCTGGGGCCCCAGAGCTCTGGGCAGGCTGCTCAGTCTCAACCCTTCTCTCTCCGTAGAGAACCATCTCCCTAGGGGCAGGAGACCGACAGGTCATCCAGACTCCGCTGGCAGACTCACTGCCTGTGAGCCGCTGCAGCGTGGCCCTGCTCTTCCGCCAGCTGGGTGAGGATGGGTGTCAGTGTCTGACCCAGTGGGTTGCAGGTGTGGTTCTGGTCGAGCTCCTCACTGAGCACCCTGCCCATAGGCATCACCAACGTGCTGTCATTGTTCTGTGCTGCCCTCACGGAGCACAAGGTCCTCTTCCTGTCCCGGAGCTACCAGCGGCTTGCCGATGCCTGCCGGGGCCTGCTGgccctgctgtttcctctcagaTACAGGTGCCTGtctgcccagcacccccagccccagccccagccccagccccagcccctcttcTGGCCCTCCCAGGGCTCATGCACGCTGTGGGGTCTGACGCAGCTTCCCCTACGTGCCCATCCTGCCGGCGCAGCTGCTGGAGGTCCTCAGCACACCCACGCCCTTCATCATCGGGGTTAACGCGGCCTTCCAGGCAGAGACCCAGGAGCTGGTAAGGGCTGTGGCCTGCTTCGGCCTTGCTGCACGGGCTTGCGGGGCCCTGACTTGTGGTTTCCTTTGCCCCCACCCAGCTGGACGTGATCGTGGCTGACCTGGATGGCGGGACGGTGACTGTTCCCGAGTGTGTGCACATTCCGCCCCTGCCGGAGCCTCTGCAGAGCCAGACCCACAATGTTCTGAGCATGGTGAGGGGTGTGGGCCTCGGGCTTGGAGAACACGCTGCCTGCAGCAGGGGGAGTCCGGAGGCCCAGGCCGGCTATGCAGCTGGCCGTCTGTCTACACCTGCAGGTCCTGGATCCAGAGCTGGAGCTAGCTGACTTGGCCTTCCCCCCACCCACAACATCCACCTCTTCCCTGAAGATGCAGGTGGGTGCAGGCCCTGTACCTCTCCCTCAGGTCCGCCGTCCCCACCTCCCAGGCCAGAGAAGAAGAACGGCGGGGGAGGGGCCAGGGGTTTGTAGCCTGGGCTCAGGCAAGGCTGCGAGGAGCCTGAGGGGTGGAAGGACAGTGGTGGGCCAGGAGGTGTCTGGGACTCCATTCCTTTCAGGGTTGGGGTGGAGAACagtggctggcagggctgggggcctggctcTCACCCGCGTGCCTGTGCCCCCAGGACAAAGAGCTGCGTGCCGTCTTCCTGCGTCTCTTTGCCCAGCTTCTGCAGGGCTACCGTTGGTGCCTACACATCGTACGCATCCACCCTGAGCCCGTGATCCGCTTCCACAAGGTGGCTGCCAGGGCTTGCTGaatggggtgggccgtgctgccagtCAGACCCTGAGGGGCTTACCTCTGCGTGTTCTCCCAGGCAGCCTTCCTTGGCCAGCGTGGGTTGGTGGAGGACGAGTTCCTGATGAAGGTGCTGGAGGGCATGGCCTTTGCAGGCTTCGTGTCAGAACGCGGGGTCCCCTACCGCCCCACGGACCTGTTTGATGAGGTGCGCCCCCACCTACTGTGCCCACTGTGTGCTGCACCCCAGTCGCCTACCCCTTGATCCTGCCTTACCCCgcctcctgcctgccccagctGGTCGCCCACGAGGTGGCACGGATGCGTGCAGATGAGAGCCACCCACAACGTGTCCTGCGCCACGTCCAGGAGCTGGCAGAGCAGCTCTACAAAAATGTACGCCTTGGGGTCTGGGGACAGCATCGGGGCGGGCACCTGCTATGTTGGCCCGGCCTGCTGGCCCATGTCTGCCCTTCTGCCCCCAGGAGAACCCGTATCCTGCTGTGGCCATGCACAAGGTGCAGAGGCCAGGAGAGGCCAGCCACCTGCGACGGGCACCCCGACCCTTCCCCCGGCTGGATGAGGGCACCGTGCAGTGGATCGTGGACCAGGCGGCTGCCAAGATGCAGGGCGCACCCCCGGCTGTGAAAGCTGAGAAGAGGACCACCGTGCCCTCAGGGCCCCCCATGAGTGTGTAATGGGGAGAGCCAGATGGGTGGGCAGGCCTCTGGCGGGTGGGGCCATGGGCAGGGCAAGCAGGTGAGGACATGGGTGGCTCTGGCGGTTGAGGACTTGGGCGGCCCTGGTGGGTGCGGACATGGGCGACCTTGGTGGGTGGGGACATGGGCAGGGCAAGCGTGTGGTGTCTTCTCAGCGGCCATTCTGGAGCGGGGCAGCGGGCTGCATGCCAACAGTGCCCGCCGGCTGGAGGTGGTGCGCAACTGCATCTCTTACGTGTTCGAGGGCAAGATGCTTGAGGCCAAGAAGGTGAGGCTGGGGGCTCCCACGGGGCCAGGCCAACTGCTCTCAGGGAGTTCGGGCTTTGCCTGGGCACCGTGGGGTTcctcctcccctgctggaccatggGGATGGGGTCTGGCTGCAGGGAGTGCCACATCTCCCACAGGGCTTAGCACTGGCAGGTCGGGCTCCTCAGAGGCCTTGATGTGCCCTTTGTGGCCCTCATGGCAGCAGTGGGGACCTGGGGCTGTCCTGTGTGCAGAGCTGCAGGCCTGTGACCTGTGAGTGGATGCTGGGGGACCTGGGAGAGAAGAACCCTGTGCCTGGATGTTGCTGTTTGTGCATCTTTGTTTTCCAGAACGTTCCCTTGCACAGGCGTAGTCAGGATTGCTCAGTGATGCCTGGACCTGGGCACACCCACCCTGTTGACAAGGCttttggttccctgccactctcCTCAGCCTCATATGTCCCTTGTCTCTGCCCCAGTTGCTCCCGGCTGTGTTGAGGGCCCTGAAGGGGCGAGCTGCCCGCCGCTGCCTCGCCCAGGAGCTGCACCTGCACGTGCAGCAGAACCGTGCTGTCCTAGACCACCAGCAGTTCGACTTTGTTGTGCGCATGATGAATTGCTGCCTACAGGTGAGtctgcagcctgggcctggggTACCCTGTGAGACAGATGCCTGGGGGGCCTCCCCTTGGGGGGTAGAGTACTTGGGGCCCCCCAGGGTACAGTACTGGGAGGCCTCCCCCTGGGGGTAGAGTACTGGGGAGGCCTCCCCCTGGGGTGTACAGTACCGTGGGGGTACAGTCCTGGGGCCTCCCCCTGGGGGTCACAGTATTGGGAGTTCTTCCCCTGGGGGTCACAGAGGTGTAAGATACTGCTCTGTGATGGCATCAGGCATGGCAGGGTGGCTCTGCAGGGGGAGGGGTCCCAGTGGGCTCAGCATTCTGCCCACAGGATTGCACATCGCTGGATGAGCATGGCATTGCAGCTGCCCTGCTGCCCCTGGTCACAGCCTTCTGCCGGGTGAGTGCTGGGTGGCCTTGGGtgggctccctggctgtggctggtAGCAGCTGACTGACCCCCTGCTGCGCTGGCCCCTGCAGAAGCTGAGCCCAGGGGTGACGCAGTTTGCATACAGCTGCGTGCAGGAACATGTGGTGTGGAGCACCCCGCAGTTCTGGGAAGCCATGTTCTATGGGGATGTGCAGACCCACATCCGTGCCCTCTACCTGGAGCCAGCGGAGGACCAAGCCCTCTCCCAGGTGTGCAGACTCCATGGGGATGGAGACAGGGCTAGGGCCTGCGTGTGCCTGTCACTGCCCCATATGTGTCCTGCTCACTGCCCCATGTGTGTCCTGCTCACTGccccttgtgtgtgtgtcctgctcactgccccatgtgtgtgtgtcctgctcactgccctgtgtgtTCTGCTCACTGCCCCATGTGTGTCCTGCTCACTgccccatgtgtgtgtgtcctgctcactgccctgtgtgtcctgctcactgccccatgtgtgtgtgtcctgctcactgccctgtgtgtTCTGCTCACTGCCCCGTGTGTCCTGCTCACTgccccatgtgtgtgtgtcctgctcactgccttgtgtgtcctgctcactgccccatgtgtgtcctgctcactgccccttgtgtgtcctgctcactgccccttgtgtgtgtgtcatgctcACTGCCCcgtgtgtgtgtcctgctcactgccctgtgtgtcctgctcactgtcctgtgtgtctgtcctgctcactgccttgtgtgtcctgctcactgtcctgtgtgtcctgctcactgccctgtgtgtcctgctcactgccccatgtgtgtcctgctcactgccccttgtgtgtgtgtcctgctcactgccccgtgtgtgtgtcctgctcactgccttgtgtgtgtgtcctgctcactgtcctgtgtgtcctgctcactgtcctgtgtgtctgtcctgctcactgccttgtgtgtcctgctcactgccccttgtgtgtgtgtcctgctcactgccccgtgtgtgtgtcctgctcactgccctgtgtgtcctgctcactgccccatgtgtgtcctgctcactgtcctgtgtgtctgtcctgctcactgccttgtgtgtcctgctcactgtcctgtgtgtcctgctcactgccctgtgtgtcctgctcactgccccatgtgtgtcctgctcactgccccttgtgtgtgtgtcctgctcactgccccgtgtgtgtgtcctgctcacTGTCCCGTGTGTCTGTCCTGCTCACTGTCCTGTGTGTCCTGCTCACTGTCCTGTGTGTCTGTCCTGCTCACTGTCCTGTGTGTCTGTCCTGCTCACTGCCTTGTGTGTCCTGCTCACTGCCCCTTGTGTGTGTCCTGCCCTGGTAGGAGGGAGAGACGCCATCCCAGGAGGACGAGCGCTCTGCCCTGGATGTGGCCTCTGAGCAGCGGCGCCTGTGGCCCACACTGAGTcgagagaagcagcaggagctggtgcAGAAAGAGGAGAGCACGGTGTTCAGCCAGGCCATCCACTACGCCAACCGCATGAGCTACCTATTGTTGCCCCTGGACAGCAGCAAGAGCCGCCTGCTGCGTGAGCGAGCGGGGCTGGGCGACCTGGAAAGCGCCAGCAACAGCCTGGTCACCaacaggtgggtgcagggcagggTGGAGGGACGGGGGCGGGAGGGCCAGGGGTAAGGCCCATGCCCACCAACCCCTCCCTGGTCCAGCATGGCGGGCAGCGTGGCTGAAAGCTATGACACAGAGAGCGGCTTTGAGGATGCCGAGACCTGTGACGTGGCGGGGGCTGTGGTCCGCTTCATCAACCGCTTTGTGGACAAGGTCTGCACGGAGAGTGGGGTCACCAGCGACCACCTCAAGGGGCTGCATGTCATGGTGCCAGGTATGGGGCTCGAGACACACTTGCCCTCGCCCAGCGCTGGTGTAGGCCCCAGGCTGAACCTTGCTCTCTCTAGACATCGTCCAGATGCACATTGAGACCCTGGAGGCCGTGCACCGGGAGAGCAAGAGGCTGCCTCCCATCCAGAaggtgcaggggtggggcaggggcgggctgggggcaggacccgggctgggggcaggactggggcaggggcggggctggaaggcagtgtggggtggggcggggcggggcgggcctgctgcctcctgaggcaCGGCCCTTGTGCCTGAGCAGCCCAAACTCCTGCGGCCCCGCCTGCTGCCTGGTGAGGAGTGTGTGCTGGACGGCCTGCGTGTCTACCTGCTGCCTGACGGCCGGGAGGAAGGGGCCGGGGGCAGCAGCGGTGGGCCTGCACTGCTCCCGGCCGAGGGCGCCGTTTTCCTCACCACATACCGCGTCATCTTTACGGGGATGCCCACTGACCCCCTAGGTGAGCTGTCACCCCTGCCAGGTCCTGGGGTGGGCGGGACTTCTCTTGCGCTCTATTTCTCATCCCCAAGAGGCCCCCAGGACTACACACTCGAGGTTCTGTGGCCCCTCCCCTCCTGTTCTGATGCCCTGGCCTATGGGCAGTGGGGGAGCAGGTGGTGGTCCGCTCCTTCCCTGTGGCGGCGCTGACCAAGGAGAAGCGCATCAGCGTGCAGACCCCAGTGGACCAGCTGCTGCAGGACGGGCTCCAGCTGCGCTCCTGTACCTtccaggtgggcaggcagggcccagGAGGGGTGCTGGTATCCTCCAACCCGCCTCCCCCGGGGGGGGTGCTCGCTGGGGCCTGTGTCTGGTGCCCTGGGCAGGTCCAGCCTCCATGCAGGCGTGGGAGTGGGATGGCCCCTTAAGTCTCGTCTGCTGCTGTGGCCCCCAGccccccccagccccagcatcgACGTCGGGAGGGGCTGGGGACTGTCCGGAACCCTGAGGGCCCTGTGTCTGTCCAGCTGCTCAAGATGGCCTTCGATGAGGAGGTGGGCTCTGATAGCGCCGAGCTCTTCCGCAAGCAGCTGCACAAGCTGCGCTTCCCGCCGGACATCCGAGGGACCTTCGCCTTCTCCCTGGGTGGCGCCCATGCACCCGGCCGGCCGCCTCGGACTACCAAGGACAAGGCTTCACTCAGGTGGGAGTGCGGACCCTGGTGCCCTCGTCCCGTCCCGCCAGGACAGGTCACAGGTCGTGGGTAACCCCACCCTCATCTTCACAGAACGCTGTCCCGGAACCTGGTGAAGAACGCCAAGAAAACCATCGGGCGCCAGTACGTGACCCGGAAGAAGTACAACCCCCCCGGCTGGGAGCCCCGGGGCCAGTCCCCAGCTGAGGACCAGGAGGATGAGATCTCAGGTGGGTGCCTGCCTGGGGGGCTGCGTGCTTGCGGACAGCGGGAAGGCCCTGGTAGGCCAGGGGCCGGTGATGATGAGCAACTTGTGCCGGTCCTGCAGTGTCGGAGGAGCCGGAACCCAGCACGCTGACTCCAGCCTCGGCCCTCAAACCCTCCGACCGCATGACCATGAGCAGCCTGGTGGAGCGGGCCTGCTGCCGGGACTACCAGCGCTTGGGCCTCGGCACGCTGAGTAGCAGCCTGAGCCGGGCCAAGTCTGAGCCCTTCCGCATCTCACCAGTCAACCGCATGTATGCCATCTGCCGCAGgtgagcctggcacagcccacgGAGTTCCCTGATGGTGGGCgacccccaggctccagccactCTCACGGGCCTGCCTCCCTTGC contains:
- the SBF1 gene encoding myotubularin-related protein 5 isoform X1, which encodes MARLADYFVLVAFGPHPRGSGEGQGQILQRFPEKDWEDNPFPQGIELFCQPSGWQLCPERNPPTFFVAVLTDINSERHYCACLTFWEPVEPTQEAVCAADAPEREEASEEGGLARLSPTGLAQSGQLFAPKTLVLVSRLDHADVFRNSLGLIYTIHVEGLNVCLENVVGNLLSCTVPLAGGSQRTISLGAGDRQVIQTPLADSLPVSRCSVALLFRQLGITNVLSLFCAALTEHKVLFLSRSYQRLADACRGLLALLFPLRYSFPYVPILPAQLLEVLSTPTPFIIGVNAAFQAETQELLDVIVADLDGGTVTVPECVHIPPLPEPLQSQTHNVLSMVLDPELELADLAFPPPTTSTSSLKMQDKELRAVFLRLFAQLLQGYRWCLHIVRIHPEPVIRFHKAAFLGQRGLVEDEFLMKVLEGMAFAGFVSERGVPYRPTDLFDELVAHEVARMRADESHPQRVLRHVQELAEQLYKNENPYPAVAMHKVQRPGEASHLRRAPRPFPRLDEGTVQWIVDQAAAKMQGAPPAVKAEKRTTVPSGPPMTAILERGSGLHANSARRLEVVRNCISYVFEGKMLEAKKLLPAVLRALKGRAARRCLAQELHLHVQQNRAVLDHQQFDFVVRMMNCCLQDCTSLDEHGIAAALLPLVTAFCRKLSPGVTQFAYSCVQEHVVWSTPQFWEAMFYGDVQTHIRALYLEPAEDQALSQEGETPSQEDERSALDVASEQRRLWPTLSREKQQELVQKEESTVFSQAIHYANRMSYLLLPLDSSKSRLLRERAGLGDLESASNSLVTNSMAGSVAESYDTESGFEDAETCDVAGAVVRFINRFVDKVCTESGVTSDHLKGLHVMVPDIVQMHIETLEAVHRESKRLPPIQKPKLLRPRLLPGEECVLDGLRVYLLPDGREEGAGGSSGGPALLPAEGAVFLTTYRVIFTGMPTDPLVGEQVVVRSFPVAALTKEKRISVQTPVDQLLQDGLQLRSCTFQLLKMAFDEEVGSDSAELFRKQLHKLRFPPDIRGTFAFSLGGAHAPGRPPRTTKDKASLRTLSRNLVKNAKKTIGRQYVTRKKYNPPGWEPRGQSPAEDQEDEISVSEEPEPSTLTPASALKPSDRMTMSSLVERACCRDYQRLGLGTLSSSLSRAKSEPFRISPVNRMYAICRSYPGLLIVPQSVQDNALQRVSRCYRQNRFPVVCWRSGRSRAVLLRSGGLHGKGVVGLFKAQNAPSPGQSQADSSSLEQEKYLQAVVSSMPRYADASGRNTLSGFSSAHMGAHVPSPRARVTTLSNPMAASASRRTAPRGKWGSVRASGRSSGLGADVGSRLAGRDVLGPPQANGAPSDPGFLRPQRAALYIIGDKAQLKGVRPDPLQQWELVPIEVFEVRQVKASFKKLLKACVPGCPAAEPGPASFLRSLEDSEWLTQIHKLLQVSVLVVELLDSGSSVLVSLEDGWDITTQVVSLVQLLSDPFYRTLEGFRLLVEKEWLSFGHRFSHRGAHTLAGQSSGVTPVFLQFLDCVHQVHLQFPMEFEFSQFYLKFLGYHHTSRRFRTFLLDSDYERIELGVLYEEKGERRGQPACRSVWEYVERLSKRTPVFYNYMYAPEDTEVLRPYSNVSNLKVWDFYTEETLAEGPPYDWELAQGPPEPPEEERPEGGAPQSRRRVVWPCYDSRPRAQPDAISRLLEELQRLETELGRSPERWKDAWDRVKAAQRLEGPGRPDGRATPSSLLASSVPHHRRSLGVYLQEGPVGSTLSLSLDSDQSSGSTTSSSRQAARRSTSTLYSQFQTAESENRSYEGTLYKKGAFMKPWKARWFVLDKTKHQLRYYDHRVDTECKGIIDLAEVEAVAPGTPTMGAPKTVDEKAFFDVKTTRRVYNFCAQDVPSAQQWVDRIQSCLSDA